The Schistocerca gregaria isolate iqSchGreg1 chromosome 2, iqSchGreg1.2, whole genome shotgun sequence genome contains the following window.
actacttaaacctaactaacctaaggatgtcacacacatccatgcccgaggcaggattcgaacctgcgaccgtagcggtcgcgcggttccagactgtaacgcctagaaccgctcggccaccctagcctGCTTTCATTTTAACATTTAGAGATGTAGACATCAAGAAACGAACAGTGTACGATGTGTGTTTATGGCAATAACACCGATCTGACAACTTTAAGGAATACTGAATGTGGTGTTTACCGGAAATGATGGAAACTTACAAGTTTCAAATGGTATACGAACCTGTTTCGGTGACGAAGTCGCCTTCAACAGCTTCATCCGTGAAGCCTATGAAGTATCCGTCGTACTTCGGCTCGACGAGTCTCAGCAACGCCTCACCGCGGCGCCACGTGTCAGTGACAGCGAGCGTCGCGTTCTCTGAGTGACACACCTCTGCTGCGTCCGCATATGTTCTTTTCTCCGTGTGCACCTTGTAGAAGCGCCCTGCGTCCGCCGACCATGTGTAGCCATCGGGTAGGCCCACCGAAAGCTGGCGCTCACACAAGAAAGGCGCTGGGTTCTCGCAGTTCACGTCGTTCAACAGTCCGTCATTGCGGACGTCGACGCAGTCTTCTTCTACGCCATTACCGTTGTTGGGCTCATTAGGCTGCCACGGCAGGTACGGCACTGGACGACCTGGTAAAGTACAGGAGGTTCAATAAGAAACAGGATTAGGTTTATTATACCGTAAACGGGTCGGAACGTATTGCATTAGAACCAGCCAAACTTGCACAGTGTAGTGGAAAAAAATAATAACGGTAATGCGCACATACGGGAAAGTAGCTCATTAGAACTGTTACTAGAGTCTGTTTTGCGGAGAACGCGACTTGAACACATACGTTTTGTTAGAAAAATATCATATTATCAAGTTTCGGTAGTCTGGCCATCATCGGGTGCATAAGAGTATTCACAGCACCATGTTAGTCAAAataaaaacatacactactggccactaaaattgctacaccacgaagatgacgtgctacagaagcgaaatttaaccgacaggaagaagatgttgtgatatacaaatgattagcttttcagagctttcacacaaagttcgcgccggtggcgacacatgcaacgtgctgacatgagggaagtttgaaaccgattactcatacacaaacagcagttgaccggcgttgcctggtgaaacgttgttgtgatgcctcgtgtaaggaggagaaatgcgtaccatcacgtttccgactttgataagggtcggattgtagcctattgcaattgcggtttaaggtatcacggcattgctgctcgtattggtcgagatccaatgactgttagcagaatatggaatcggtgggttcaagagggtaatacggaacgccgtactggatcccaacggcctcgtaacactagcagtcgagatgacaggcatattatggttcaaatggctctgagcactatgtgacttaactgccgtggtcatcagtcccctaggacttagaactaattaaacctaactaacctaagtacatcacacacatccatgcccgaggcaggattcgaacctgcgaccgtagtggtcgcgcggttccagactgtagcgcctagaaccgctcggctactccgagtggacgttacatttcagatatgttacgacccttcattcgatccctgcgaaaccctacatttcagcaggataatgcacgactgcatgtgcaggtcttgtacgggcctttctggatagagaaaatttagactgctgccctgaccagcacattctacagatctctcaccaattgaaaacgtctggttaatggtggccgagcaactggctcgtcacaatacgccaatcactactcttgatgaactgtggtatcgtgttgaagctgcatgggcatctgtacctgtacacaccatccaagctctgtttgactcaatgcccaggcgtatcaaggccgttattacggtcagaggtggttgttctggatactaatttctcaggacctatgcatccaaattgcgtgaaaatgtaatcacatgtcactgtagtataatataattgtccaactaatacccgtttatcatctgcatttctttttggcttagcaattttaatagctagtagtgtaTATAAATACATCGGATTACAGTTTTGACATGAGTGAGTAGACTACCGAGCACAGTTTTTATTGACTGACGACGTATTATATGTCATCATATAATGATAACGTAAAATTCACCGTTTCATCACCTGACAACATAGAATTCACATTTCGCCTAAAATGGGGGTGTGAATACTtgtatgaacctgatgatggttaGACTACTTAAACCGGCCGTGAAGATAAAGTATTTTATCAGCAGATTAAGAAGATAATAAGACGTTTTTCAAATACATAAGAGATGCGGGGCACCAGGTGTTGACGCTATGTTGTGATACATTTACAACGACAGGAATACGAGTACTGGGACATTTACCATTTatcttacagaaaaaaatcatttgtaAAAGAACTCTCTATTCCGAGCCCggataaaattgtgaaaaaaaaaagattttaatgtACCTTAAGAAATGAAGCACATGCTAATATTTTAGACGAAATTGTGGGCGGAAAAAAGTCTTTTGCTTTTAagtggcaccatgccgacattcctCTGAAGTGGTTCAGGGCGAGCGAAGAAAACCCGTATCGGGGTGGTGGTTCGAGGATTTGAAACCCGACCCTCCCAAACACGAGCCCATTGTCTGAGGCAGCGGGCCATCTCGCTCGCTCAAAAAAGTGTGAATTATGATTTCTATAGTATGATTAAGAACGAAGCCTTTGAGGTTCGTGTTATTTCCCATTAGTACCGAAAGGTGTTCCATATGcatggtgaacattaacaaaaccgtcaaactgcagggacggaattCTGATTAGAAATGCGGAAATACGCGTCCTGTGAAcacatgtccggaaatgcatcgttgccacggaaagggcgctgacgaatgacatttCCTCTGACCACGAACCGTGTGTACCTTGTGTGTTGCCGGCTGTGTTACTGAAGCAGCACACTAGAAGCAGTCACTTCTGGTAAAGGTTACTTCGTCGGTAAAGACGAGTGTTGACAGATATCCCATAACTgtaatggtctggtgcaaaaaaccTTCCACTCCTTCCCGTAGAAGGAAATCTGATGCTCCTGATCCTTGCTTTGATTGCAGATGATAGTAGCAGTTgtaatgcaggatacacataatcgtaattTGGCTCACACAATGgtggtgggccacttgcctggaatTTGTGCTACGGTTCACCTCAATATCGCACAGAACCCAATGCATCATATCTGGTGTACGCATAGTCTGCCGCCTCCCTGCGCGTTTGTTTGTCTGAAAAGAATCATGATCACAAAAACGCCAcaaaaggacttgaaatgttgtCTGATATAATTGGTGTGTGTGAGGCTACTTGCttagccgtacacaaacaccatttagacttgttcccgacatgaatatcggaccattctgctgcttacagtacaccgCGTCAGTCACACAGCCAGCAAAAAAAAGGAACACACGGCACTTGGTCAGAGGAACTCATTCTTTACCTCCACTTGCCGTGGCATCGACGTATTGGCGTTCGCATATTCACAGAATCTTTTTTCCTCCAGTTCCTGTCGGCTTTATTAATGTTCAACCTCTACTGTGACTAAGCTACCGGTATTCAAGAATCTGATAACATCTTTTCAAATCCCAGAAACGTTTTCTGCACTGTGACTCAAGTGATATAACAATTAATTTTGACAAGAATTGAAGTGATCTGCACGGTGATGTACACCGAAGGATTTTATGCTAAAGGAGtaattattgtttttaaatatCAGACAAGCCAAATATAGAAATTATACTGCAAGTGATATTACCATCCATCCCTACGAATACGCCCTCGCTGACTCGATCTGAGATTCCAACGTAGGCGTACCATATGCCCTTCTCTTTGGGGAAGATCTGCTTCAGGCCGTCATAGGCGTAGCGGTCCGGTGGCACCGCCAGCTGCGCCCCCTCGTCTTCGCAGAACTTCTTGGCGGCCGCCCACGGTTTGAAGGTGCGGTACAGCCTGATGAGCCCATAGCCCGGCACGTAGTTGTAGCCCGGTGGGATCTCCGGCACCTCGGCTGCAACAACACGTTCACCCTACTGTACAGAGGTTTACTTTGTTACAGGATAATGAGCTTTTGAAGGATACCTACAGCTGAACAAATGGGCATTTAACTGGATCAATATTGAGTACGCCACTTCAGTACCTCCTACAAGTCTCTGGATTGTATCCAGGTGAGGTCGACTTCTTGCCGCGGTATTTCGGTTGACCATCTTCCGGTGAGTGTTTTGCAGTGCCACAAACTTGGCAAGAAGTCGACGTCATGCGGCAACAGTCTCGAATATTCTTTATTCTGGAAATATTTGAAGAATCACAGATTCGCACCTATCTGTGAAGCATTGCTAGCACAAGCTGATCAATTTAGTACCTCCATAAATTCAGGGATAggctcatatctggagaacatagaTATAGGATATTTCTAAAATTTTGCGTAATGATCGTTAAACTAACGGGCAGGTGTATTGTAGACCTCTGTAACGGGAAATTGTGATTCCCATGGACTGCAGAAGAACTGTGAATGTCAACGGATAAGCGCCTATTTCACTGTTCGCTCAGAGTGTAACTACAGAGTTAAATTACTGCATACAGAAATGTCTCGAAATTCTGTCGTTTTAAATCGATCTCGGTAAGTAATGCGCAACCGCGATGCAAAGCACGTAATGAGGAAGCGGAGTCGTATGTTTCCTGATCACTGTGCCTTGTTGTTAAGGTGAACGCACGACTACAAGTCGGCTGCAGCGACTGATAATCAACCATCAACTAGAAACAAAAGGTAACGTAACGATTTGCGACTAGCTGTGGCCACCTGGAAGAAGCCGACAATACTGCAAAGGAGTAACGGCAATGGTCTCGCTTGCGAGGAATTGGACTTGAGATGACGTAAGCCGTACTAACTGAACGTTTGCTGAAGACGTTCAAGCTCACATCTACCGGCTGACTTGTTAGTTTCGCAGACAAGTTCACAACCGATTACATCACAGCTCCTATAACTGAGGTATCTTATTCCCTTTGCAACTAACTTCCTTTCCCAATTGGAACCCCTGATGACACATTAACTACACTTACAGTGAGTCGAAAAAGTATTCGTCTACCTGCATATCTGCATATCTGCATATCTGCATATCTTTAAAAAAACAGTCTGTGTAACATGAAAAGAAGCAtatacaaaatctaaagagccCGTCATGTAAGAAGTACCTCGGTAAGTCATTTTTGTTGAAAAGTAAGGAAAGAAAAACATCCAAATAGACAGCAAGGTTAACTAAATAGAAAATGTAATTCAAGAGCTAGTTCATAAACAATTCGTCCACCATCTGAACACGCTGAAATTCTGCACTCAGTGATTAAACCATAAAGCTTACCCACGGCACACACTAGAGTCAAACGTGCGCGGCCCCACTCTATCGCTTGTTGTGGTTCTGAACGGCGGCGATACAGTGCAATTAGCACCATGGGTCGTAAGGGCAGTGAGACAAAGCTGATCtaaaggaaacttattctgcgTTTACATAATGAGTGCAAATGTCCTTAGAGATTGCTAAAGCAGTCGGTAGACCTAGGTCGACAGTTCAGTTCATAATATAGCGATTTTGGCAAGAAAATAATTAAGAACCAATCACGTACCGGATGCCCTCACACTTTGATGGAGACGTGAGATTTATTACGATGGAAATGAAGAAACCTAAAATCAGCGCTCCTAAGTTGGCTAGGAGTTAGAGTGTAGAGTTAAGAAGGTACGTGGcaacacaatcagaaataccttcaaaaCGTATGGGTATCACGGACGGGTAGCgctcaagatattttgggtcagtgaacagaatcgaaaCAAGAGTCTTCATTTTGCGATTTGTACTTAGATTCAAAGAGGAAGACTTCTGGAatagagtaatattttctgatgagaaTAGATATAACGTATTCGGGTCGGATGGCAGGTGAATAGTATGGCGTAAGAAGAATGCGGAGATGTTGCCTTGTAATTTTGTGCCACCGGTTAAACACAGTGGTGGCTCTGTGATGATTTGGTGCTGTATAAGTGCTGCTGGTGGTGAAAAATTACATTT
Protein-coding sequences here:
- the LOC126334701 gene encoding macrophage mannose receptor 1-like, with amino-acid sequence MQLLAVWAVLVAAAVPGGLADVDLFCDCRVQHHQDWTYALHCTRNKNEASGVSCGKAEVPEIPPGYNYVPGYGLIRLYRTFKPWAAAKKFCEDEGAQLAVPPDRYAYDGLKQIFPKEKGIWYAYVGISDRVSEGVFVGMDGRPVPYLPWQPNEPNNGNGVEEDCVDVRNDGLLNDVNCENPAPFLCERQLSVGLPDGYTWSADAGRFYKVHTEKRTYADAAEVCHSENATLAVTDTWRRGEALLRLVEPKYDGYFIGFTDEAVEGDFVTETGRHLKDMEFQVWGVNEPNNVDGGKPENCLTLTGRGYYNDVLCDKKFLFICEIAPV